The genomic DNA CAATTGTTTGTTGGATACATTCCGGTTTGTAACAAATAACCTCCGGAATGTGGCCATAATTCTTAACAGTCTCATTAACCGCGACCGGTGGATTATCACGAGAAGTAAGATTATATGTTACATTACAAATATTCTGGGAGCTCCGTCTATTTTCATCTAAAACGACAGAGTTCTTTCCCCACTCATTAAATTTATCGATAAAAAGATCAGGCCGAGCGTCGTTCCACTCAAAAATGGCTTGATCAGGGTCCCCAACTAACATTACATTTTTAAGTCCATTATCAATTAATTTATTGATTATGCCCATTTGAATCTCGGATGTATCTTGTGCCTCATCGATAATGAGTTCTGGAAATCTCATAGCAATAGACTGTGCAATATTAGGATACTTTTCAAGGATTTTTAACGAGAAGTAATTAGCATCTGCTTGCGTTGCATATCCTTGTTTCCAATACTTCATTTTTGTCTCGCGCAATCTATTCACATGACCACTTTCAGAACCATCCTTATTTCTCCATTTAAAATGAAACCTCTTAAAATCTGCTGTTGTTGGTATAACACCATCATTAATTGAAAAGCTTGTGCAATCAAAATACTGATCATAATCATAATCATAATCGTAATTCCCAGCTGACCATGTGCCATGCGGTTCACCAACAAGGATAGGCCGTTTTCCACAACCCATTATTAAATGTCCAAACGGCAAGAATATAAATTTATTAATAAAACTATCCAACGTTCCAAGATGATGAGGGAAATTTATTGTCATCCCTAAGTTTTGATCGAGCATTTTCCGAATTTCATGCCATGCCACGTTTGTAAAGGATAATACCGCAATCCCCCTAGTTGATAGTTGCCAATTATTTAGCTTATGAGCCAATCTTGCTGCTGTCGTATATGTTTTTCCACTTCCAGGACAAGCCTTAACGGCAAATAACCCTTTCTTTTCAAACACGATTGTTCGTTGAATGTGAGATAAACTTTCAAACATTTAGTTCACCCTTAATGACCCAACTTATCGAACGTTTTATATAGTCTGGAACTACAAACTGTCTCCTAGCTATTTCATCATTCTCAAGTTTTAGAGCAAGCCGATGTGCTAATTCCGATTTTGCTTTATTACTTACCACTTTTCTCAGGAAGCTGTGTGCAAAATCAGAACTTGTGTCGCCAGATATCCTGGAAGCCGAGATAGGATGCATGTCCTGAAAAATACTAAACAATAAATTTTTATTATAGTCACTGGCCATAATTAGCTCGTATTCAAACGTCACAGCTGAAGTTTCGACATGCAGCAGTCCACCCTTCAGCTCTAAAGCATTTTGCGCTCTTGAAGATACTTCCTCTGTCGCTAGGTCCCTATCATCATCAGTGATAATCACACTACGTATACCTAGTCTCTTGTTTTTATCATTTGAATTAAAAAGTCTTCCAAAATGTTCAAAAGAAACACCGTTAACAATAACAATTTCGATACCCATTTTGTCCAAATCATATTCATTCCCCATGATTTTCGAAAACTTCTGTAACAAAAGAGCTTCTGATATCCCTTCGACAAAAATAACTCCATTTGAAAAAAACAATTGCGACTTGGTTACATCAAGAAACTTACCCAGATATTTTTTATTATCATCAGACAACTCTGAATTTGCTAAAGAATATGTAGATACATTATTGTCTTGGCATTGTACTACGATCAACGAATCAAGGTCCGCTCTAGCTGTAATTGTTGGTGAATGCGAAGTAATAAAGATTTGAAATCCAATCGAATCTAATTTGCTTAGATAATTAAAATAAATACTCTGTAATTGTGGGTGCAGATGTGCCTCTGGTTCCTCAATTAGTAACGCAATATATGACTCTGGTTCTAAATGCTTACGATTCTTCAAGTCACCCAAAACTGTTGCCATGTACAGCAAATTATTATACCCGAGGCCATTTTGTTGAATATCAAAGTATTTTTGTTTGCTGTAGTCCCCTCCCAAAATGTTTGTATCAAATACAGGAAATAATACTCTTAAGCTATCGACGATTTTCCTGAATTCAAAAGGTAAAAATTCCACTTCCACTTTTTGTTTTTTATTTGATATAGAAGTCTCATCAAGATGCTCGTTAATCTTTTGCTTTCCTGTTTCAATAATACTCCCCCAATCAGGGTCTCCAGTTAACGCTTCCCTAAGTCTTAGTGTTAATTCATCTCGTTTTTCATCAGTAATGGGATTACCATGAATATCTTCCCGGAGATAAGAAAATAATTCACCTAATCTATTTCCACGAACTGGTCTAAGTTGTTGAGCTGCGTCTCTAAGGGCATCCAGATACACGAAAAGCAACAAATTAAAAACATCGGGTGTAATTTGTTGTCCCTCGTTGTCCCCTCCCCAAACGTTGTATCTGATTTTCTCAATACCGTTCTTATATTCTAAAAAATATTTATAATGAATCTGTAAACATTGCTGAGTTCCATCCTTAGATAGGGAAAATAAATCGATAAAAATTCCGCTTTCTGTGGGGTCTTCTATCTTGAATTGTAAATGGAATTCAATCGGGTTGATATTTGCATCAGGATCATGCCGATTAATATGAAAATCACTTCGCTTCACATACGTGTCTCTCAATTGTTTGCCATAATTGAAGCAAATCCTAAGAGCATCAATTATCGTTGACTTACCAGCATTATTTTCACCAATTAATATATTTAACCCTTTACGAAAATCAATGCTGAGACAAGATATATTTCTGAAATTCTTAATAATTAAATTCTCCAAAAACATATTGATCCCCCATTATCGTTATTATGTATAACATCATTTCAGCTGACTTCGTTTTTCTTCCAAATTATCCACTTTTAGAATTCGACAGATTATTCCAAATCCCTACTTTTGAAACCAATTCCTTTACCTATAACAATAAATTCATTACCTGGCTGCTCCTCCACTAATAATGCAATTGGCATTATTGTTAAGAACATTTACTATTCTACTCACTCTCCACCCCCTTAAAACATAAAAAACCTAGTAACATTAAATCATTACTAGGTTTTGCTTATAAGAATAATAACACCCTATGGTATATTAAATTTTAAATCATACCCCCAAGTGATGCTCTTTCGATAACACCTTGTGAAATTATAATATCTCAGCGCTGTCAACAATGAAAAAAAGGTACATCTGCTCAGGTCCATAAACTGGTACAGTTCTATTTTCGTTTCATCGCTCGTTCAAACTCATCGACTAGCTTTGCAAATTCGGATACATTCGGCTCAAGTCCAAATGCACGCTTCATGTCCCTATAATGGCGAAAAAAACCACATTCGCTTCTTCACAAGGATACCCTAATAGCTGAAGCTCCAAAATAACAGCTTGTGCGTAATGCTTAATCATTAATCGTCGACTTGACATCTGGGACATAATTAAGTGACACCTTTAAAGGATACGCTCTAATTAAGATGCATCTCCAGCTGTTCAATAATTTTTTCGTCTAGCTCTTTTGTAG from Paenibacillus woosongensis includes the following:
- a CDS encoding ATP-dependent helicase yields the protein MFESLSHIQRTIVFEKKGLFAVKACPGSGKTYTTAARLAHKLNNWQLSTRGIAVLSFTNVAWHEIRKMLDQNLGMTINFPHHLGTLDSFINKFIFLPFGHLIMGCGKRPILVGEPHGTWSAGNYDYDYDYDQYFDCTSFSINDGVIPTTADFKRFHFKWRNKDGSESGHVNRLRETKMKYWKQGYATQADANYFSLKILEKYPNIAQSIAMRFPELIIDEAQDTSEIQMGIINKLIDNGLKNVMLVGDPDQAIFEWNDARPDLFIDKFNEWGKNSVVLDENRRSSQNICNVTYNLTSRDNPPVAVNETVKNYGHIPEVICYKPECIQQTIDYFLHLCEQHQIEISHEKVAVIFRSKSIQSQILSQPERIEHPWLVGRYYVRDIAKSKYMAEKGRILDAFKLAEKAIYKGLHNKNYCSANDLNNWILERGFVHHRQNIMHILRCLPSPTGSIIEWVKQASDILRCHNMPIKMNLKPNCVDCSFDELFRITEDCSERFRIGTVHTVKGETFDAVLLILKERGAKGGYYRTMLSQGLKTLDDEELRIAYVGMTRPSKLLVIAVPSEKSRTVWELKLLN
- a CDS encoding ATP-dependent nuclease — protein: MFLENLIIKNFRNISCLSIDFRKGLNILIGENNAGKSTIIDALRICFNYGKQLRDTYVKRSDFHINRHDPDANINPIEFHLQFKIEDPTESGIFIDLFSLSKDGTQQCLQIHYKYFLEYKNGIEKIRYNVWGGDNEGQQITPDVFNLLLFVYLDALRDAAQQLRPVRGNRLGELFSYLREDIHGNPITDEKRDELTLRLREALTGDPDWGSIIETGKQKINEHLDETSISNKKQKVEVEFLPFEFRKIVDSLRVLFPVFDTNILGGDYSKQKYFDIQQNGLGYNNLLYMATVLGDLKNRKHLEPESYIALLIEEPEAHLHPQLQSIYFNYLSKLDSIGFQIFITSHSPTITARADLDSLIVVQCQDNNVSTYSLANSELSDDNKKYLGKFLDVTKSQLFFSNGVIFVEGISEALLLQKFSKIMGNEYDLDKMGIEIVIVNGVSFEHFGRLFNSNDKNKRLGIRSVIITDDDRDLATEEVSSRAQNALELKGGLLHVETSAVTFEYELIMASDYNKNLLFSIFQDMHPISASRISGDTSSDFAHSFLRKVVSNKAKSELAHRLALKLENDEIARRQFVVPDYIKRSISWVIKGELNV
- a CDS encoding CAT RNA binding domain-containing protein produces the protein MFLTIMPIALLVEEQPGNEFIVIGKGIGFKSRDLE